The following proteins come from a genomic window of Pirellula staleyi DSM 6068:
- a CDS encoding alpha/beta hydrolase: protein MKSASCASPRLLLALLLGSICLLSAASSAAWGQAPATKRQPLQQRRLPEGIKRTADVPYIEQGHERQKLDIYLPEDMKEGTKLPLVIWIHGGAWQAGSKENCPAIPLTEQGFAVASINYRLSQHAIFPAQIEDCKAAIRFLRKNADKYHLDPDNFGVWGSSAGGHLVALVGTSGDVKQLETTAGDDATSSRVQAVCNWFGPTDLVAMGGSHDRPNSPESKLVGGPIKEKTELAKQANPITYVTEDDPPFLHMHGDKDPVVPLSQSELLQAALEKTGVPSELVVLKGAGHGGPQFSTPEMREKILTFFQKHLRAKSDSKQ, encoded by the coding sequence ATGAAATCTGCCTCCTGTGCGAGTCCTCGTCTACTCTTGGCGCTATTGCTGGGTTCGATTTGTCTACTCAGCGCCGCTTCCTCAGCAGCTTGGGGACAAGCGCCGGCGACCAAGCGTCAGCCACTTCAGCAGCGCCGACTTCCCGAGGGGATCAAGCGGACAGCCGACGTTCCTTACATCGAGCAAGGTCACGAGCGTCAGAAGCTCGACATCTATCTGCCCGAGGATATGAAGGAGGGAACGAAGCTACCCCTCGTGATTTGGATTCATGGCGGCGCGTGGCAAGCGGGGAGCAAAGAAAACTGCCCCGCGATTCCACTGACCGAGCAGGGATTTGCCGTCGCCAGCATCAACTATCGACTGAGCCAGCATGCGATTTTTCCGGCTCAGATTGAAGACTGCAAAGCGGCGATTCGTTTTCTCAGAAAGAACGCCGACAAATACCACCTCGATCCCGACAACTTTGGGGTCTGGGGATCATCGGCAGGGGGACACCTCGTCGCGCTGGTGGGCACCAGTGGCGATGTGAAGCAGCTTGAAACCACTGCGGGTGACGATGCAACTTCCAGCCGCGTGCAAGCGGTTTGCAACTGGTTCGGTCCTACCGACTTGGTGGCGATGGGTGGCTCGCACGACCGCCCCAATTCACCAGAGTCGAAGCTGGTTGGCGGCCCGATCAAGGAGAAAACAGAACTCGCGAAACAAGCGAATCCGATCACCTACGTCACGGAGGATGATCCACCTTTCCTTCACATGCATGGCGACAAAGATCCCGTGGTTCCGCTGAGCCAGAGTGAGCTGCTGCAAGCAGCGCTCGAAAAAACGGGTGTCCCCTCGGAGCTTGTCGTGCTTAAAGGGGCCGGACATGGTGGGCCTCAGTTCAGCACTCCCGAAATGCGCGAAAAGATCCTCACCTTTTTCCAAAAACATTTGCGAGCCAAGAGTGATAGCAAGCAGTAG
- a CDS encoding transglutaminase family protein: protein MLSRNARQCSARRVTIDGTPRLLSQVVMRAIPLVTLALLTLLATPIARGQEVQAAPQQASTATSPAAIQLEGEIVSYWQFGVVVSSPAGAVNGIVATLPVPTAWPEQAVKKMGEEITPLVGKVSYRKLDGVTQMVVTIPRLAMGDEARAVVTLQITKRAITPPSDGTATLLPRKTAATVSKYLKPSPFIESTDKKIRELLPEITGEVEAPWDQSEAIFKWVRENVRYEFAEKISPAIEALEARKGDCEELSSLFIAFCRASKIPARAVWVPGHCYPEFYLEDAEGKGHWYPCQAAGAAYDFAKMNEARPILQKGDNFKVPEERLPQRYVKQTLKAANATANPVVKFVMQQVNEDGTPISPANAAVDAPVVVE from the coding sequence ATGCTTTCGCGAAATGCTCGTCAGTGCAGCGCCCGTCGTGTTACGATCGATGGAACTCCACGCCTCTTGAGTCAGGTTGTCATGCGCGCGATACCGCTGGTCACCTTAGCGCTGCTTACGCTACTCGCGACACCCATCGCGCGTGGACAAGAGGTGCAAGCTGCGCCGCAACAGGCGTCTACTGCAACATCCCCTGCAGCCATTCAGCTTGAGGGGGAAATTGTTTCCTACTGGCAGTTTGGCGTGGTGGTGAGCTCACCCGCCGGCGCAGTCAACGGCATTGTGGCGACGCTTCCTGTTCCCACCGCCTGGCCCGAGCAAGCGGTGAAGAAGATGGGAGAGGAGATCACACCTCTCGTCGGTAAAGTGAGTTACCGAAAGCTTGATGGTGTGACGCAAATGGTGGTCACCATTCCTCGCTTAGCGATGGGAGACGAAGCTCGCGCTGTCGTCACGCTGCAAATCACCAAACGGGCCATCACGCCCCCCAGCGATGGAACTGCGACGCTGCTGCCACGGAAAACGGCTGCCACTGTCTCCAAGTACTTAAAGCCAAGCCCCTTCATCGAAAGCACCGATAAGAAGATTCGCGAGCTCCTTCCCGAAATCACTGGCGAAGTGGAAGCTCCTTGGGATCAATCGGAAGCGATCTTCAAGTGGGTGCGTGAAAATGTGCGTTACGAGTTTGCTGAGAAGATTTCCCCCGCCATCGAAGCGCTCGAGGCTCGCAAGGGAGACTGCGAAGAGCTTTCGAGCCTCTTCATCGCCTTCTGTCGCGCCAGCAAAATCCCAGCCCGCGCGGTGTGGGTCCCTGGTCATTGCTATCCCGAGTTCTACCTCGAAGATGCTGAAGGGAAGGGGCACTGGTATCCCTGTCAGGCTGCCGGTGCCGCTTACGATTTTGCCAAGATGAATGAAGCTCGCCCAATCTTGCAAAAGGGGGACAACTTTAAGGTCCCCGAAGAGCGACTGCCCCAGCGCTATGTGAAGCAAACTCTCAAAGCGGCGAATGCCACGGCCAATCCGGTCGTGAAGTTTGTGATGCAGCAAGTCAACGAAGATGGCACCCCCATCTCTCCCGCCAATGCTGCTGTCGACGCCCCCGTGGTAGTAGAATAG
- a CDS encoding transglutaminase family protein, with product MLNLRWMAVVGFLAVMTLVHREAKAQFDAKPQPAGGAKLDKSATQTWEVGVRVQAVGGDCLGLFGTIPIPTDWPEQSVKVVGEDITANTRNLKFRMIDGGVKQMVFEIPQLPGGEKASAILTLEITKNALAPPADTSGLVIPKDPPRDVRKYLGPSPLIESTNTKIKALGKELMADKSTAWEQVEAIYDGVRSKVNLGGTKQMGAAAALKEGSATKEDLTSLFVATCRSQKIPARIVWVTDSLYAEFYLEDAEEKGNWYPCQVAGAREFGGVTDTRPILQKGDNIRVPERKEPYRFVPEFFTGKKALGKPQVEFVRRLEPVQ from the coding sequence ATGCTAAATTTGCGATGGATGGCGGTGGTAGGCTTTCTAGCGGTAATGACGCTGGTGCATCGCGAGGCGAAGGCCCAGTTCGATGCGAAGCCACAACCAGCAGGGGGAGCAAAGCTCGACAAGTCCGCCACACAAACTTGGGAAGTCGGCGTCCGTGTGCAGGCTGTCGGTGGCGACTGCTTGGGACTGTTCGGCACCATTCCCATTCCGACCGACTGGCCCGAGCAATCGGTAAAGGTGGTTGGCGAAGACATTACGGCCAACACACGCAACCTGAAGTTTCGAATGATCGACGGTGGTGTGAAGCAGATGGTGTTTGAAATACCACAGCTTCCTGGAGGGGAAAAAGCTTCAGCGATTCTAACGCTCGAAATCACCAAGAACGCGCTCGCTCCTCCCGCTGATACGTCGGGGCTTGTGATCCCGAAAGATCCGCCACGTGATGTGCGCAAATACCTCGGGCCGAGTCCACTGATCGAGTCGACCAATACGAAGATTAAAGCGCTCGGCAAAGAACTGATGGCCGATAAATCAACCGCTTGGGAACAAGTCGAAGCGATCTACGACGGTGTGCGCTCGAAAGTGAATCTCGGTGGCACCAAACAAATGGGAGCTGCCGCTGCTCTCAAGGAAGGTAGTGCGACGAAAGAAGATCTAACCTCGCTGTTCGTCGCCACGTGCCGTTCGCAAAAGATTCCAGCCCGCATTGTGTGGGTTACCGATTCGCTCTACGCCGAGTTCTATCTCGAAGATGCGGAAGAAAAAGGGAACTGGTATCCCTGCCAGGTCGCTGGTGCTCGTGAATTTGGTGGAGTAACCGACACCCGCCCGATTTTGCAAAAGGGGGACAACATTCGCGTCCCTGAACGAAAAGAACCTTATCGTTTTGTCCCGGAATTCTTCACCGGTAAGAAGGCGCTCGGCAAGCCGCAGGTGGAATTCGTGCGACGCTTGGAACCGGTGCAGTAG